The genomic segment CTGCAAAGTAATACAGGCAAAAAGCCCTCAGCTATATGAGGGCTTTTTGCCGTAAGTTCTACCTTTGCTCGTCTGAAAACAAGAGACGTTTTGCCTTTGTTACGCTCCAAACCGCTGGCGATATCCACATCTTCTGCATAATTCCTCAACAGCTTCCCTGCGAGAAAATCCTTCTACCAGATTATTGGCCCGCTCGCCATCCACAATATCAGTGAAAGAGGTCTGATTGATATTCCCTAGATTAATAACTCCTTCCCCATCGAGACAGCACGGCACAACGGTTCCATTTTCAAGAATCGCCGCTTGCGTGCGCAGTCCATGGCAAAAGCCTTTTCCATCATCCTCAGGCGCTGTCAGACTCGGCCACTGGAATTCGTAATCTTGGTTCAAATAAACACGGTCATCGATTTTTACCCCGCTGCCCGGCACTACTTTTTCTTCAATTCGATAGTCCAGCCCAAATTCTTTCTCAATCACTTCGAGCGTCTGGCGGTTTCTACTCTTTTGAATGTTCGTAGCGTTATCCTGTGTCAAATTCCACAGACGGAAAGAAAAAATCACTTGATGCTCCTGAGCTTCTCGAACAAAGGAAAGAATCTCCCGCAAATAACCTTCGCGGTCGGTTGAGCCGATATGTCCGTCAAAGCTGTGAAGCGAGAAGTTCATTTGTCGGAGCGCAGGCTTGCCCAGCAATTTATGCCGATTTTTCGCGATCAGCGTCCCATTTGTGGTGATGTTGACCTTGAAGCCTTTCTCATGACTGATATCGAGCAGCTCATCAATTTTGGGATGGAGAAGCGGTTCCCCTTTGACGTGCAGGTAAATGTAATCCGTGTGCGGTTTGATCTCATCCAGCCTTTTCGCAAAGTCTTCTACTTTAATAAAACTTTTACTGCGCTCCGTTGGCGGACAAAAGGTACAGGCGAGATTGCAAACACTGGTGATTTCTATATAGACTTTCTTAAAGGTTTTCAAGATGTTTTCCCCATTCCCGATGCCTATGAATTTGTGGCAGTCGTTTGTAGCTACAAACATAGTAACATAGGAATGCTCAGATTAGAGCAATATGCGATTCTGTCTAATAATTCCTATTCGGCAAAAAACAAACCTCTCCACTCACGAATTGTGAAGGCTGAGATTTGTTTTCTGATACAATAACTTCATCCAATACGAGTTGGAATGATTGGAGTGATAAGGATGAAAGGTGAAAACCAAATCTACACTGATTTTGGGAAAATGTACTATGATATTGATGAAGCAGCCAATAACTACTACCGTATCTTCTTACAGGAATACCTGATGAATGGAAGATTCCCAG from the Brevibacillus brevis genome contains:
- a CDS encoding radical SAM/SPASM domain-containing protein, coding for MKTFKKVYIEITSVCNLACTFCPPTERSKSFIKVEDFAKRLDEIKPHTDYIYLHVKGEPLLHPKIDELLDISHEKGFKVNITTNGTLIAKNRHKLLGKPALRQMNFSLHSFDGHIGSTDREGYLREILSFVREAQEHQVIFSFRLWNLTQDNATNIQKSRNRQTLEVIEKEFGLDYRIEEKVVPGSGVKIDDRVYLNQDYEFQWPSLTAPEDDGKGFCHGLRTQAAILENGTVVPCCLDGEGVINLGNINQTSFTDIVDGERANNLVEGFSRREAVEELCRRCGYRQRFGA